GCACGGCTCGTGGTTCGAGGCCGAGTCGGGGGAGGTGTTGCGTGGCCCGTCGGCGGCTCCGCTGCCGCGCTACGAGGCCAGGTTGGTCGACGGAATGGTCGAAGTCCGGGGCGAAGAGGAGATGCGCATCGATGCGCAAAGCGGCGGGAAGGGGATAACCAAGTGAACGCCTACGACGTCTTGAAAGAGCACCACGTCGTGATCAAGGGCCTCGGTCGCAAGGTCAGCCAGGCTCCGGTGAACAGCGAAGAGCGGCATGCCCTTTTCGACGAGATGCTGATCGAACTCGACATCCACTTTCGCATCGAGGACGACCTGTACTACCCGGCCCTCAAGGACGCCAGCAAGCTAATCGCGGTCGCCCACGCCGAGCATCGCCAGGTGGTTGACCAGCTTTCGGTGCTGCTCAAGACGCCGCAGAGCGCGCCGGGCTACGAGCGGGAGTGGAACTCCTTCAAGACGGTCCTGGAGGCACACGCCGACGAGGAAGAACGCGACCTGATTCCCGCTCCCCCCGAGGTGACGATCACCGACGCCGAGATCGAGGAGCTGGGCAACAAGATGGCCGCGAAGATGGAGCAATACCGCGGCTCCGCGCTGCACAAACTGCGCACCAAGGGCCGGGCGGCGCTGGTACGCGCCCTGTAGCAGCAGGGCGCCGGGCTACCTGGCCGCCGCGGCCTTCCCGTCGGCCGCGTAGATGCTGGCCAGCCAGATGTGCACCAGCGTGTCGATCACCCGGTGTTCGGGGATCGCCGGCTCCTCCGCGGTGAACGTCGCGGCCATCACCCGCTCGCTCAGCAGGTTCAGCGCGACGGCCAGGTCCTCGGCCGGGTAGGTGTCGGGGGCGGCGCCCCGCATGCGCTCCGCCTGGATCGCCACCGTGGTGTAGGTGATCCACCGCTGCATGAGTGTCGACCACAGCTGCCGGACCTCGGGGTTGGTGGCCTTGGCCGCGGCGCCGGCGACGGCGACCGCTCGATGCGACCCGGACACCTCGAAGAACGCCTCGATGCGCGCCCGCCACAGCGTCGCGGGATCGCCGGACGGTGTGGCGCCGAGCGCCGTAAGCGCCGCGTGCGCCTTGTTATTCATTTGGTCGAGCAGCGACAACAAGACCGCATTTTTCGACTGGAAGTAGAAGTAGAAGGTGGGCCGGGAAATGCCCGCGCCTTTTGCCAGGTCGTCGACGGAGAAGTCGGCCAGCGGCCGTTCCTGCAGGAGCCGCTCGGCGGTGGCCAGGATCGCCTGTTTGCGGTCGTCACCCGAATGTTGGGATGAACGGCGGCTTCGGGAGGCGTGCATGTATTCGGCCTGCGTCGAGCGGTCGGACACGTGAGTTACTTTATGGACGCGTCGATATATGTCAACGAAATTGTTGATTAAAACCAACGATATTGTCGATGAAGATCGACGGATTGTTTATCGGCCGATTCGTTGATTGATCGACGGTCCGTCGAAATTCGTTTGGTAACAACCCGTCTGGTGGTCCGTCGGACGGGACCCTCAACGACGCCTTCAGCTGACGAACCGGACTGGTGACTTTCGCCCCTACATCGCGCCTGCCCGGTGGTGGTCGCATCTATTCGGGCAAATCATCCGGCAAGACAAGGAGACTGGCGATGACGCGCAAGGACGACGGCACCAAGGCTTGCCACGTCGACGTGCTGATCGACGAGCGCGAAGACCGCACCCGGGCGAAGGCGCGGCTGTCCTGGGCGGGCAAGAGGCTAGTCGGCGTCGGTTTGGCGCGGCTCGATCCGGCCGACGAGCCGGTGGCCCAGATCGGCGACGAACTGGCGATCGCCCGGGCGCTGTCCGACTTGGCGAATCAGCTGCTCGCCTTGACCTCAACCGACATCCAGGCCAGCACCCACGAGCCGGTCACCGGTCTGCACCACTGAACGTGCGGCCGGGTACCGCGTTCGCGGTGACCTTCGGCCCTACAGCGGCGATTTGCGAAGGCGTAGCAACGAATCATGCGACAGCGACCCGATTTACCAGCCGTTCTCGACGTCGAGGTGACGACGCCTGGCCAGCTCTCCGATGCCGGGGACTACGCACGGGCAAAGATCGGTGAACTCGGTCGCCTCACCCACGAACCGGTGTTGCACGCTCGCGTCAGGTTGAGCGAGCACGGCGACCCGGCGGTGGCGCGCCGGGTGATCGCGCAGGGGAACCTCGACGTCAACGGCCGGCCGGTCCGCGCGCAGGTCGAAGGCGTCACCGCGCGGGAAGCGATCGATCGGCTCGAGGCGCGGCTGCGTCATCGACTCGAGCGCAGCGCCGAACACTGGGAAGCCAAGCGAGGCGGCATGCCACGGCTCGGTCCGCACGAGTGGCGGCACCAGTCCGAGCCCACCCACCGGCCGAAGTACTTCCCCCGGCCCGAAAGCGAACGCCGGATCATGCGGCACAAGTCCTACAGCCTGCCGACCTGCACCGTCGAAGAGGCCGCGTGGGAGATGGAGCTGCTCGACTACGATTTCCACCTGTTCACGGAGAAGGGCACCCAGCAGGACAGCGTGCTGTATCGCGAAGGGCCCACCGAATACCGCCTCGCACAGGTCAATCCGGAAGGCGCGGACAAGCTGGCGCCGTTCGAGATGCCCCTGACCGTCAGTCCGCGGCCGGCTCCGCGGCTCACCGTGAATCAGGCCATCGAGCGGATCGGGTTGCTTGGCCTGCCGTTCCTGTTCTTCGTCGACACCGCCCGCGACCGGGGGAGCGTCCTATATCACCGCTACGACGGGCATTACGGGCTCATCACACCGGCCGTTTGACTAGCGGCCCGGCGCACCCAGGTGGTCGACGAACCAGTCTCGGGCCAGCGCGGCCGCCCGTTCGAGCGTGCCCGGCTCCTGGAACAGGTGGGTGGCGCCGGGCACCACCGCGACCTCGCATTCGGCCGGGATCTCCGCCTGTGCC
The nucleotide sequence above comes from Mycobacterium malmoense. Encoded proteins:
- a CDS encoding DUF1876 domain-containing protein, whose amino-acid sequence is MTRKDDGTKACHVDVLIDEREDRTRAKARLSWAGKRLVGVGLARLDPADEPVAQIGDELAIARALSDLANQLLALTSTDIQASTHEPVTGLHH
- a CDS encoding hemerythrin domain-containing protein; this translates as MNAYDVLKEHHVVIKGLGRKVSQAPVNSEERHALFDEMLIELDIHFRIEDDLYYPALKDASKLIAVAHAEHRQVVDQLSVLLKTPQSAPGYEREWNSFKTVLEAHADEEERDLIPAPPEVTITDAEIEELGNKMAAKMEQYRGSALHKLRTKGRAALVRAL
- a CDS encoding ribosome hibernation promotion factor, giving the protein MRQRPDLPAVLDVEVTTPGQLSDAGDYARAKIGELGRLTHEPVLHARVRLSEHGDPAVARRVIAQGNLDVNGRPVRAQVEGVTAREAIDRLEARLRHRLERSAEHWEAKRGGMPRLGPHEWRHQSEPTHRPKYFPRPESERRIMRHKSYSLPTCTVEEAAWEMELLDYDFHLFTEKGTQQDSVLYREGPTEYRLAQVNPEGADKLAPFEMPLTVSPRPAPRLTVNQAIERIGLLGLPFLFFVDTARDRGSVLYHRYDGHYGLITPAV
- a CDS encoding TetR/AcrR family transcriptional regulator, with translation MHASRSRRSSQHSGDDRKQAILATAERLLQERPLADFSVDDLAKGAGISRPTFYFYFQSKNAVLLSLLDQMNNKAHAALTALGATPSGDPATLWRARIEAFFEVSGSHRAVAVAGAAAKATNPEVRQLWSTLMQRWITYTTVAIQAERMRGAAPDTYPAEDLAVALNLLSERVMAATFTAEEPAIPEHRVIDTLVHIWLASIYAADGKAAAAR